GCGACCGTCTTCGCCGCGGTCGTGCAGGCACCGCTGGGCGCGACCGCGATGGCGGTGCCCGGCGGGTAGTCGGCGGAGGCGCACCCGGACGCGGTCGCGCGGGCGATGACGCCCTCAACCCGTGCCGACGGCCCGTACTGGGCCATGAGCACCCGCACCCGGACACCGGCGGAGGTGATCAGGGATTCGCTGTCGACGGTGAACTCGCGATAGGGCACGGATTGCGTGGTCACCCGGTATCCGGCGCTTTTCAGCACACTTTCCAGGTAGGCGCGGGACATTTCAAAGCCGGCTGAACCCGAGGCCCGGTTGCCACCTCCGGTCCGGGCTGCCGCGTCGAAGGCGCGCACCGAAGCCATGGCGTCCCGAGTGCTCACCGAATGGGCCAACCGCTGCGCCAACCAGGTGTTCGACGAGGCGGCCGAGACGGGAACGGGAACGAACAAGATCGACAGCATGATGGCAGCAATAACGCGCATGAACACCCCCAGGGGTCGAAAGAATGCCCTCCCGACATTTTCGCCACCTGTTCACAGGCTACTTGCACAAGTGGTGTGTTCGCAACCGCAGGACTGGTCGGCCTGTTTCTTGGCCATGTGGAATACATTCTGCGCGGTCATCGGCGCGACACCGCGGGCCGCACCGCCGGCGAGGAGGTCCGAGGTCCCGGCCCGAACCCGCCCCGGCGCACGCGTGGTCCGGTTCCGCGTTGGCGGGCACGAGAAGGCGTTGCGCGGGAACGTGATGGGGATCGGAAACTCCTGCGCCTTCGTCGAACCACTCGAGTCGGCCGGCATCCTCATGATCACTTCGAGTGTGCAGGCACTGGTCGCCTCCCTGTCCGCTAAGACGGTTCTGCTGGGACGGGAGGTGCCGACGCGGCTGCTGCACCGCGCGGAGCCGCCCGACCGGTGGTGGGCACGCCGGGCCGCCGCTGCGGCGATCACGCGGTGAGCGTTGCCGCGGAACGAGGCGTTGGCGTGGTTCCACGACGATCCGGCCTTGAACCGGCAACTGCTCTTCGCCCCGGACAGCCGGGCGAGCCCGCTGCGCGCCGAGCCAATCGGAATGCTGTGACGGATGACGCGTTCCGGTCGGCGTCCGGTCGTTCGCGCCGGTTTCCCGACCGGAGTCGCCGTCGTCGACAGGCTCGCGGCGATCCGACGGCGAGGCTTCTTCGCGGTGAACCCGGTGCACGACGAGGCGCGGGCCACCGCGGAGCTGTTCGCACCGGGCGCGGCCGACCGGTTTCGACCGAGTGCGCCGGCGGGCGGGGACCGGCGGGCCGCACCTGCCCCGCTGTGCTGCCGGCCGGCCTGGCGTTGATCGTCGTGTTGGCACGGGTGTTCGACGCACCCGCCGTGCGGTGCGGGTTGCCGTCGGTGATCGGTGAGATCGCCGTGGGCGTGCTCTCGGTCCGTCGTTGACGTGATCGCCGACGTCGGGCTCACCGTATCCTGCTGGTGGCGGTCGGCGGCAGGTTCGGCCGGTTCTCCGCGATGCTGCAAACCGCTGATCTGGTCACGGGTGAGCAGCACGATTGACGAATAGCGTGATCGGCTTGCCGTCATTCCACGCCGACAAGCCCTGAGTCGTTGCCGAACACCACGTGCAAAGCGGTGGACAGGTTCGTTCTTGAGCACGTCTGACCGGCGCGGGAGACCGGCTTGTAGCGATCGCGCTACTTTTCGCCGGCAGTGGGCTCAACCTGGCCCTCGTGCTGTCGAGACCGTGCCGACGCGCTGGCCGCTGCTGAAGTCCCGCGCCATGGGGAACTTGAGCTGCTCCCGGGGCATCGGGGCTCGAATCCGCAGGACGGAGACCGCGTTCGTCACGCGGTCGACCGCATGGGTGATCCGGAAGGTGGTTCCAGATTTTCCCCAAAATCTCCCCAAAAACTCCTGGCAACGTAGTCGGCGCAGGTCAGGGAGTTGCGGTCTGGATTGCGGTGAAGCCGCGCTTTCCGGGCACGGCAGCTCGGGGGAACGATCGAAAGGTGTCACATGCGCAGGCACATCGCCGCACTGGCAGTCGCCGGGGGTGCCTTTTTGGCCCTGCCCGCTGTGAGCGTGGGGGCCGCCCAAGCGGACTCGGGGCCGATCCAGGCCGCCGCCGGGTCCTGCTACGGCGGATGGCACGACGAGAACACCTACGGCGAGGGCTGCAAGGGGTACCCCTCGGGGTACAGGGTGCAGGCTTCGGCGCAGTGCAAGAACGGGAGTTGGGCGTACGGCAACAAGGTGTCCATCTCGGGGAGCAGCTACTCGTGGTCGTACGCCTACTGCGCCGGCAAGGGCGGCTACAAGCTCGGGACCGGTGGTTACGTCATCCTGGGACCAGCGTAGTCCGACAGGGCGTCGGGGGCCGTTGAACGAGAACTCTGACGCCACGGGCGGTTTCGCGTGATGCGAAAGGCTGTTGCCGGGTGCGGTGCATCGGTGCCCGGCAACAGCCGCGACACCCGGTCCGGGCCTGGGGAACGTCGGCCGGGTTCGCCAACGCGCTTGCGCGGGGACAAGGTCCGCGCCACGCGTTGGCCGGCGGGGTCCCGGGTCGGTGGCCGGGCCCCAGGCTCGGGCGTGTGGAGCCTCGGGATCTGGTCATCGCGGTCGATCCGGCACGCCTGGCTCACCGACATCACCGGGCATCCCACCCGCGAGGGCGAGGTCCACACCCGGCGCCGGAGCCGGTCGTGGGCCGGGTGACCCCCGCGGTGCGCCAGAGCCATCAGCCGGCAGGGGTGGGCGAGCCGGCCACCGCCTGCGGGCCGCGCCGACGGGACCACCGCGTGCTGAGCCGAGTCCACCGTGGAGCCGGCAACAGCCCGACCGCGTCACCGCCCGCGCGGTAGCCCGAACGCGATCAGCACGCCACCGCGGATGCCCGTGCCGAACACGTACCCGGAGTTGACGAACAGCATCCCGCCGGCCACCACCGCGCCGCCTGCCGAGCTGATCGACCCGCCCCGGCCGGTCAGACCGTTGACGCCGGTGAACTCCCGCACGGTGTCGTACTGCCACAGCACCCGCCCGTCCTCGGCGGCGTAGGCGCGGATTCGCCCGTCCTCGCTGCCCTCGAACACCACGCCCGGCACGCTGGACACCGCGGTGCCGTGCGCCAGGTCGCACGCGTCCGGGACCGTCGCCGCGCCACCGGTGGTGCAGGCGTCGGCGGGCAGCTCCGCCCGCCACAGCACGGCCCCGGTCGCCGGGGCGATGGCGTGCAGCGCGCCCGGGTGGGCGTGGTAGGTGGCCGCGTAGATGCGCCTGCCGTCGTAGCTGGTGCCCCACTGGATGCCGGCCGCCTGACCGGAGCTGAGCGCCGTGCGCCACAGCACGGCGCCCGTCGCGGCGTCGAAGAGGTGGTAGACGCCGCTCTTCTGGCCGACCCCGACGACGGTCCGGTCGCCGACGCGGAAGACGTTGGGGCTCGCGCCGAAGTCGTGGTTCGGGCCGGGCACCGGGCAGCGCTCGTTGACGCCCTTGAAGCACTGCAACGTCCACGTGTCGGGGTGGGTGGCCTGCTGCGTCCACCGCCGCCGGCCGGTCTCGGCGTCGAGCGCGATCACGCTGTCGCTGTCGCCCCCGGTGCCGCTGTAGTTGTTGCCGGTGCCGACGAACACCGTGCCGGTGCGCGGGTCGATCGCGGGGGAGGACCACACGGCGGCGCCGCTGGGCGCGAAGACCGGCACGCCGGTGGACGTCTCGCCGGTCCGCACCGGCGGCGGCGTGGTGTGGTCGCGCCACCGGAGCGCGCCGGTCCGCGCGTCGAGCGCGACGGTGCTGCCGCGGAAGGTGCAGCACGGGTAGTCGTCGTCGGCCGCGAACAGGTACTCCTTGCTGGACACGCCGACAATCAGCACGTCGCGCCACAGCAGGGGCGAGCCGGTGATGATCGCGGCCGGGTGGGTGTCGGCGGCGGTGCGCCAGCGCAACCGGCCGGTCGCCTGGTCGAGCGCGTAGACGCCGCCCTTCGAATCCCCGAAGTAGACGGTGCCGCCGGCGACGGTCGGGCCGTCGCGCAGCGGGTTCGGCGCGGGGCCGGTCACCGCGTGGGTGTCGAAGGACCACCGGGTCGCGCCGGTGCGGGCGTCGAGGGCGTAGAGCACGCCGTTGTGGCCGCCCACGTACACGCCGCCGTCGACCACCGCGGGCTGGCTCGACTGCATCCCGTCGGAGTCGGGGAACACGAAGGCCCACCGGGGCGCCAGGTCCGCCGCGGTGCGCCGGGTGATCCGGACCTCGTCCGCGTTGTGCCTGCTGCCCCGCACGTCGTGCTGCCACATGGGCCACTCCGAGCGCCCACCGGGGTGCCCGGCCGCGTGCGCGGGCGTGACGGAGGTCGGCAGGAGGAGGGCGACGGCGAGCGCGCGCAGCGCGCGGAAGACGGTCATTCGCATGGCGGGACCCCGGTGTTCGGTCGGTGTGCGGCGATCCTGGCAGCGGGCTGTCATCCACCCGTCATCGGCGCGTCAACGCGTTCCCGATATCCGCCGGCGGCCTTTGTTGGTTCACCGCGGGGCGGTGCGCGGTGGGATACCGAGAAGTGCGGACAACGATTCGCGGCCGTGTGGTCACTATGTGCGAACCAATTACATCGAACGGATGAGGGGCGCCGAAGAATTTCTTGACCTGCCAGGGATCTGTGGGGAAGGTGGTCGTGGTGCGAGGGTGAACTCGCTGGTCGGGGGGCTGGATCTTTTCGACGCACAACGCGGTGCATCCGCCATCGGGGCGAGGGCGGGGTGGAGTCGGGGGCGCCGTCGGGCGTTAATCCAATCTTCAACGGATTATGCGCGGCGGCGCCGTGCCGATTTCAGGCTCCTCGCGTCGAATATCCGTTTGGTGTGCAGGGAGGGGGCCGTGCGATGGGTGAAAACGAGGTGGTGGCGACCGGGAGGTGCCGCCGGTTGGTCCTGCTGGGTGAGATGACCGTGGACGGCGAGCCGATCGGCTCCACGCGCAGCAGCGTGACGCGCATCGTGGCCTTCGTGGCGCTGTGCGGCCCGTCGACCCGGTCGAGGCTGGCGGAAGCGCTGTGGCCGGACACGGTGGAGAGCAAGGCGCAGGGCTCCCTGCGGACGGGCCTGTGGCAGCTGCGGCAGCGGCACGCCGGGCTGGTCGTGCTGACCGGGCCGACGGTGGGCCTGGGGCCCGACGTGTGGGTGGACGTCCACCACCTGACCGCGGTCGGCCACCGCCTGCTCGACGCCACGCGCGCGGACCCGGTCCCGCTGCTCGGGGCGTGCGACGGCTTCACCGAACTGCGGTGGGAGCGCGAGGTGCTGCCCGGCTGGGCGGACGACTGGGTGGCGCACGAGCGCGAGCGGTTCCGGCAGCTGCGCCTGCACATGCTGGAGGCGCTGGCCGGGCGGCTGTGCGAGGCCGGGATGTTCGGCATGGCCCTGGCCGCCCCTGGTGGCCGTGCTCGCCGCGCCCGACCCGATCCCCGACGTCGTCGCGGCGCAGGTGTTCGACGGCATCGGCGCCGCCGTGCCGACCGTGCGCGTGGTTTACGACGACCCCCGCTTCTCCCTGGACGGCGGCCGGCTGCGCCACGCCCTGGTGTTCGTCGGCTCCGGCGGGTTCGGCGGTGTCGAGACCGAGCCGGTGCGCGCGGCCCTGGGCGCGTCCGCGCCGCCCGGCGTGCGCGCGGAGCTGACCGGCCTGGACGTGCTCGCCCAGGGCGGCGACGTGGACGGGCCGGGCGTGTTCGCCGAGACGGCCGTCGGCGCGGTCGGCGCGCTCGCCGTGCTGGCGTTCGTCTTCGGCTCGCTGCTGGCGTTCGTGCCCCTGCTCGTCGCGGGCATCTCGATCACCACGACGTTCCTCGGCCTCTACGGGCTCACCTGCCTCGCCGACGTGAACCCCCTGGTGGAGTTCCTGATCGCCCTGGTGGGCCTGGGTGTCGCCATCGACTACTCGCTGCTGGTGGTCACCCGGTGGCGGGAGGAGCGGCAACGCGGCCTGGGCAACCACGACGCCGTCGTCGCCGCGGTGGGGACCGCGGGCCGCACCGTCGCCTTCTCCGGTTTCACCGTCGCGCTCGGGCTGGTCGCGCTGGTGGTGCTGCCGGTGCCGTTCCTGCGCAGCATCGGGTACGCGGGCATGCTCATCCCGCTGGTCAGCGTCGGCGTGACGCTCACCGCGCTGCCCGCGCTGCTGGCCGCCTTCGGCCCGCGGCTCGACTGGCCGGGCAGGCGGCGGGAGCTGACCGCGTCACCGCGGTGGACCGCGTGGGTGCGGTTCGTGCTGCGGCACCGCGTCGCGTGCGCGGTGCTCGCGGTGGCGGTGCTGGGCGTGCTGACCGCGCCCCTGGGCGGCCTCCGGCTCGGCCAGGCGTCGTCGGAGTCGCTGTCCGGGTCGGGCCCGGCGCACGAGGCGCTGCGGGCCGTGCGGGACGCGGGCGCGCCCGCCGGGGTCCTGACCCCGGTGGAGGTGCTGGTGCGCGGCGACGCGGCGGCGGCGCGCGCGGCAGTGGCCGACGTGCCGGGGGTGGCGTTCGCGGTGGACTCGCCCGCCCGGGACGGCTACACCGACGTGGTGGCCCTGCCCGACCGCGAGACCGTCAGCGCCACCTCGGTGGGGGTGGTGGAGGGCGTCCGGGAGGCGGTCCGGGACGTGCCCGGCGTGGTGGGCGTCGCCGGCGTCGGGGCGACGCACCTGGACTTCCGCGACGCCGTGTACGGCAACGCGCCGCTGGTGCTGGCCGTGCTCACGCTCGCCGTGTTCGTGCTGCCGGCCCGCGCGTTCCGCTCGGTCGTGCTGCCGCTGAAGGCGGTGCTGCTGAACTTCCTGTCGCTCGCGGCCACGTTCGGCGCGGTGGTGTTCTTCTGGCAGTGGGGCCGGGGCGGCGAGCTGCTCTACGGCATCCCGCCGACGGGCGCGATCACCTTCTGGATACCGGCGATGGTGTTCGCGTTCCTGTTCGGCCTCTCGATCGACTACGAGGTGTTCATCCTGGCGCGGGTGCGCGAGGAGTACGACGCGGTGCGGGACACCGACGCGGCGGTCGTGGCCGGCGTCGCGCGCACCGGCAGGCTGGTCACCAGCGCGGCGCTGATCCTGTTCCTCGCGTTCGCGGCGATGTCGGCCGCGCCCGCCACCGAGGTCAGGATCTTCGCCACCGCGCTGGGGTTCGGGGTCCTGCTGGACGCCACCGTGGTGCGCGCCCTGCTCGTCCCGGCCCTGGCCGGCCTGCTGGGTCGGTGGAACTGGTGGCTGCCGCGCCGGGTGCGCGGCGCGAGCGGAGGAGGAAGCGGTGCCCGGCGTGAAGCGGGAGGTCCCCGAGATCTCGGTG
This portion of the Saccharothrix syringae genome encodes:
- a CDS encoding outer membrane protein assembly factor BamB family protein is translated as MRMTVFRALRALAVALLLPTSVTPAHAAGHPGGRSEWPMWQHDVRGSRHNADEVRITRRTAADLAPRWAFVFPDSDGMQSSQPAVVDGGVYVGGHNGVLYALDARTGATRWSFDTHAVTGPAPNPLRDGPTVAGGTVYFGDSKGGVYALDQATGRLRWRTAADTHPAAIITGSPLLWRDVLIVGVSSKEYLFAADDDYPCCTFRGSTVALDARTGALRWRDHTTPPPVRTGETSTGVPVFAPSGAAVWSSPAIDPRTGTVFVGTGNNYSGTGGDSDSVIALDAETGRRRWTQQATHPDTWTLQCFKGVNERCPVPGPNHDFGASPNVFRVGDRTVVGVGQKSGVYHLFDAATGAVLWRTALSSGQAAGIQWGTSYDGRRIYAATYHAHPGALHAIAPATGAVLWRAELPADACTTGGAATVPDACDLAHGTAVSSVPGVVFEGSEDGRIRAYAAEDGRVLWQYDTVREFTGVNGLTGRGGSISSAGGAVVAGGMLFVNSGYVFGTGIRGGVLIAFGLPRGR
- a CDS encoding tryptophan 7-halogenase, producing MLTEWANRCANQVFDEAAETGTGTNKIDSMMAAITRMNTPRGRKNALPTFSPPVHRLLAQVVCSQPQDWSACFLAMWNTFCAVIGATPRAAPPARRSEVPARTRPGARVVRFRVGGHEKALRGNVMGIGNSCAFVEPLESAGILMITSSVQALVASLSAKTVLLGREVPTRLLHRAEPPDRWWARRAAAAAITR
- a CDS encoding MMPL family transporter; protein product: MAVLAAPDPIPDVVAAQVFDGIGAAVPTVRVVYDDPRFSLDGGRLRHALVFVGSGGFGGVETEPVRAALGASAPPGVRAELTGLDVLAQGGDVDGPGVFAETAVGAVGALAVLAFVFGSLLAFVPLLVAGISITTTFLGLYGLTCLADVNPLVEFLIALVGLGVAIDYSLLVVTRWREERQRGLGNHDAVVAAVGTAGRTVAFSGFTVALGLVALVVLPVPFLRSIGYAGMLIPLVSVGVTLTALPALLAAFGPRLDWPGRRRELTASPRWTAWVRFVLRHRVACAVLAVAVLGVLTAPLGGLRLGQASSESLSGSGPAHEALRAVRDAGAPAGVLTPVEVLVRGDAAAARAAVADVPGVAFAVDSPARDGYTDVVALPDRETVSATSVGVVEGVREAVRDVPGVVGVAGVGATHLDFRDAVYGNAPLVLAVLTLAVFVLPARAFRSVVLPLKAVLLNFLSLAATFGAVVFFWQWGRGGELLYGIPPTGAITFWIPAMVFAFLFGLSIDYEVFILARVREEYDAVRDTDAAVVAGVARTGRLVTSAALILFLAFAAMSAAPATEVRIFATALGFGVLLDATVVRALLVPALAGLLGRWNWWLPRRVRGASGGGSGARREAGGPRDLGVGGGPAVAGADAARRQPGAAVREGARARGGPRRPGGGGGGAAG